The following are encoded in a window of Panicum virgatum strain AP13 chromosome 5N, P.virgatum_v5, whole genome shotgun sequence genomic DNA:
- the LOC120673685 gene encoding uncharacterized protein LOC120673685 has product MRREGRQHGWVFAVDRSLVDPEGKVRTRAVQVEGAAAANGGFVRAPRKPTNHSKPAVGRAYKALIGKGEAGSGRGRRKFKHDEVKMYYLEDEVRGAEDAFHDAIVELCYY; this is encoded by the coding sequence ATGCGTCGCGAGGGCCGCCAGCACGGGTGGGTGTTCGCCGTCGACCGCAGCCTGGTCGACCCGGAGGGCAAGGTCCGCACGCGCGCGGTGCAGgtcgagggcgcggcggcggccaacggCGGCTTCGTCAGGGCGCCGCGCAAGCCCACCAACCACTCCAAGCCCGCAGTGGGGCGCGCGTACAAGGCCCTGATCGGCAAGGGGGAGGCCGGGTCCGGCAGGGGCAGGCGCAAGTTCAAGCACGACGAGGTCAAGATGTACTACCTCGAGGACGAGGTCCGGGGCGCCGAGGACGCCTTCCACGACGCGATTGTGGAGTTGTGCTACTACTGA
- the LOC120673684 gene encoding mitogen-activated protein kinase kinase 1-like, translating into MRGKKPLKDLKLSVPVQESPVDKFLTASGTFKDGELRLNQSGLRLISEENGDEDESTKLKVEDVQLSMDDLEMIQVIGKGSGGVVQLVRHKWVGTLYALKGIQMNIQESVRKQIVQELKINQATQSPHIVLCHQSFYHNGVIYLVLEYMDRGSLADIIKQVKTVLEPYLAVLCKQVLEGLLYLHHERHVIHRDIKPSNLLVNRKGEVKITDFGVSAVLASSMGQRDTFVGTYNYMAPERISGSSYDYKSDIWSLGLVILECAIGRFPYIPSEGEGWLSFYELLEAIVDQPPPSAPADQFSPEFCSFISSCIQKDPAQRMSASELLNHPFLKKFEDKDLDLRGLVETLEPPMNIPE; encoded by the exons atGAGGGGGAAGAAGCCGCTCAAGGATCTCAAGCTCTCCGTGCCGGTGCAGGAGAGCCCCGTCGACAAGTTCCT GACGGCGAGTGGCACATTCAAGGATGGCGAACTGCGGCTTAATCAAAGCGGCTTGCGGCTTATCTCCGAGGAAAATGGGGATGAAGAT GAATCAACAAAGCTGAAAGTGGAAGATGTGCAGTTATCAATGGATGATCTTGAGATGATTCAAGTCATTGGTAAAGGAAGTGGTGGTGTTGTCCAGCTAGTGAGGCACAAATGGGTGGGTACATTGTATGCCTTAAAG GGTATTCAAATGAACATTCAGGAGTCAGTTCGCAAACAAATAGTACAAGAGCTCAAAATAAACCAGGCAACACAAAGCCCTCATATAGTTCTGTGCCATCAATCTTTTTACCACAATGGTGTAATATATCTTGTTCTTGAGTACATGGATCGTGGATCTCTTGCAGACATCATTAAGCAAGTGAAGACAGTTCTGGAACCATACCTTGCGGTACTCTGTAAGCAG GTCTTGGAGGGTTTATTATATCTTCATCATGAAAGGCACGTGATTCACAGGGACATAAAGCCTTCTAACTTGTTAGTCAACCGTAAAGGGGAAGTCAAGATTACTGACTTTGGGGTAAGTGCGGTGCTAGCAAGCTCAATGGGTCAGCGAGATACATTTGTTGGAACCTACAACTATATGGCG CCTGAACGTATTAGCGGAAGCTCATATGACTACAAGAGTGACATATGGAGTTTGGGCTTAGTAATACTTGAGTGTGCCATTGGGCGGTTCCCCTATATACCTTCAGAAGGAGAAGGTTGGTTAAGCTTTTATGAACTACTTGAGGCTATTGTCGATCAGCCACCACCTTCTGCACCTGCAGATCAGTTCTCTCCAGAATTCTGCTCATTTATCTCCTCCTG CATACAAAAGGATCCAGCTCAGCGGATGTCTGCTTCGGAACTCTTG AACCACCCTTTCTTGAAGAAGTTCGAGGATAAGGATCTAGACCTGCGGGGTCTTGTGGAGACCCTGGAACCTCCAATGAATATACCCGAGTAA